In Alligator mississippiensis isolate rAllMis1 chromosome 9, rAllMis1, whole genome shotgun sequence, the genomic stretch GTGACACCAGGAACTGGACTGTAACCATCCGGGGACCATTAAACTAAGACATCTGGTTTTTTAATTCCCCTCCCCTTAATACGTTccttcctataaaaaaaaaaaatcatagccaatcctgtatttaaaacaaaataggaaacagaatttttttttttatctgctatAACTGGACTTCTTTGAACTCAAGCAAGTATTCTGGGGAGGAAGTCCAGGAGACACAGGTTTCAAGTACCAGAATCTGTATGTCCCATACCAGGCTGACAGGCCCACTAGCGTGCCAAGCAATTTGTGGGAGAAGTCATGGAAATATACAGCAGTGCTCAAAAACATCAAGACCCAAATAGCGACCAGAAAGCTCAAGGCAACAAAGAGGGCATTGACCACACCATGCAATCTAGAGCTCCGGTCTGTGTTCAGGACTTCCAGCACAGCCATCTCCTCCACAATCATTAGGGCACAGTATGTTAGGAGGAAGGAGTGGCCCGAGATGTCGAAGCCATGCCAAAAGCCACCGGCCTGGTGGCAATGATGCTTGTTTTGGTGCTCCCGATGCAGCACATCTAGTGCTGAGGACTTGTAGCAGCTGCCAGTGAGATTCTCAACGTACATGAAGAACTGGGTGCAGATGTACCAGACAGCAGTGCCCACCAGCAGGGTACTGAGGCGCCGCAGAACATCCTGCACGTTCCGGGTGAGGCAATAGTTGGTGACTCCGATGAAGGGAAGCAACAGCCAAAACGTCCAGGCCCAGGCCAGTTTCACAAAGTAGCTGCCGGAACAAAGCCAAGAGGGACTCGTATAAATGCATTAAGCTTTCAGGATGACTGAGGAGGAGCATGAATGGGAGAGGGTTTTAATGATTTCATCTGACTCgtgctcttccctgcccagggcagggggtcagactcaatgatctgctgagatcccttccaaccctaaaaaccTATGAAATCTACGACTTCATTCAGGGAGAGCCACAGTGGGCAGGCGCCCATCTGTCAGCTCACACTCAGGATGCCTGAGAGCCCTTTCCTGCCCCCATTCCCCATTGCTGTGAACCCTGCCGCCCTCCTGCCTGTGTCTCGCCTTCAGCGCGGGCGCTGCGTCCAGCTTCCCACGGCCCTGCAGTGCGTCTCCGGGGCTCGGCCTTTCCTGTCCATTCCCTTCGCTACAGCAAACGCGCTGCCTCGCGCGCCCCCA encodes the following:
- the FITM2 gene encoding acyl-coenzyme A diphosphatase FITM2, with product MAGLERGARLLWAALVRRAARRGLPWLLILLLLLGSAARALGLPPPSYLSLKSNLLNVYFVKLAWAWTFWLLLPFIGVTNYCLTRNVQDVLRRLSTLLVGTAVWYICTQFFMYVENLTGSCYKSSALDVLHREHQNKHHCHQAGGFWHGFDISGHSFLLTYCALMIVEEMAVLEVLNTDRSSRLHGVVNALFVALSFLVAIWVLMFLSTAVYFHDFSHKLLGTLVGLSAWYGTYRFWYLKPVSPGLPPQNTCLSSKKSSYSR